A region of Lathamus discolor isolate bLatDis1 chromosome 14, bLatDis1.hap1, whole genome shotgun sequence DNA encodes the following proteins:
- the LIG3 gene encoding DNA ligase 3 isoform X3, whose amino-acid sequence MAEQRYCVDYAKRGTAGCKKCKEKIVKGMVRIGKIVPNPFTESGGDMKEWYHVKCMFEKLDKARATTKKIEDITDLEGWEELQDAEKDLINKHISEANSKAGSTLKKKVIVQAKLTATGQLTTKDPLGLSSPSPKKFSGFTAKPKNSDDISANSSHKSSLSAKKCDPKHKDCLLREFRKLCAMVAEKPSYNVKTQIIQDFLKKGSGGDGFHGDVYLTIKLLLPGVIKVVYNLNDKQIVKLFSRIFNCNQEEMIRDLEQGDVSETIRLFFEQSKCCPPAAKSLLTIQEVDEFLIQLSKLTKEDDQQSVLQHITRRCTGNDLKCIIRLIKHDLKMNAGAKHVLDALDPNAYEAFKASRNLQDVVERVLKNQQEAEKVPGLKRTLSVQASLMTPVQPMLAEACKSIEYAMKKCPNGMYAEIKYDGERVQVHKNGDHFSYFSRSLKPVLPHKVAHFKDFIPQAFPGGQSMILDSEVLLIDNKTGKPLPFGTLGVHKKAAFQDANVCLFVFDCIYFNDVSLMDRPLCERRKFLHDNMVEIPNRILFSEMKHVTKASDLADMITRVIREGLEGLVLKDTKGNYEPGKRHWLKVKKDYLNEGAMADTADLVVLGAFYGQGSKGGMMSIFLMGCYDPKSEKWCTVTKCSGGHDDATLARLQTELDMVKISKDPSKIPRWLKINKIYYPDFIVPDPKKAPVWEITGAEFSKAEAHTADGISIRFPRCTRIRDDKDWKTATNLQQLKELYQLSKEKADFNVTAGEEDESTAGSSGENEGNSRSSTPHSTIKTPPSKSPAKAQKPEESKAVIGSPQKSEEKRGEKRKASEMEDNGKKILLDIFTGVKLYLSPSVKDFDKIQRYFIAYDGDLVTESDTASATHVIGDIDDNPGAKRVSPKWIWECIRKQRLVAPC is encoded by the exons ATGGCAGAGCAGAGGTACTGCGTAGACTACGCCAAGCGTGGCACGGCAGGCTGCAAGAAGTGCAAGGAGAAGATCGTGAAGGGAATGGTGCGCATCGGGAAGATTGTTCCCAATCCTTTCACGGAGTCTGGCGGGGACATGAAGGAGTGGTACCATGTGAAGTGCATGTTTGAGAAGCTGGATAAGGCTCGGGCCACCACCAAGAAAATCGAAGACATCACGGACTTGGAAGGGTGGGAAGAGCTACAAGATGCGGAGAAAGACTTAATCAACAAGCACATCTCAG AAGCTAATTCCAAGGCTGGAAgtacactgaagaaaaaagtgatAGTCCAAGCTAAGCTCACTGCCACAGGACAGCTAACTACAAAAGATCCATTAGGTCTCAGCAGTCCATCACCAAAGAAGTTCTCTGGCTTCACAG CCAAGCCAAAGAATTCAGATGATATCTCTGCAAACTCTTCCCACAAGTCCAGCCTATCTGCAAAAAAATGTGATCCAAAGCACAAAGACTGCTTGCTGCGTGAGTTCAGGAAGCTCTGTGCCATGGTAGCTGAAAAGCCCAGCTATAATGTGAAAACACAGATCATCCAGGATTTTTTGAAGAAGGGATCTGGAGGAG atggcTTTCATGGCGATGTGTACCTGACCATTAAGCTGCTGTTACCAGGTGTCATTAAGGTTGTTTACAACCTGAACGATAAACAGATTGTAAAGCTCTTCAGTAGAATTTTCAACTGCAACCAAGAAGAAATGATCCGTGACCTGGAGCAG GGAGATGTTTCCGAGACCATACGCCTCTTCTTTGAACAGAGCAAGTGTTGTCCTCCAGCAGCCAAAAGTCTCCTGACCATCCAAGAGGTAGATGAATTCCTCATCCAGCTATCAAAGCTCACTAAGGAAGATGACCAGCAAAGTGTGCTGCAACATATCACTCGCAG ATGTACGGGTAACGACCTGAAATGCATCATCAGGCTAATCAAGCATGACTTGAAAATGAATGCTGGAGCAAAGCATGT GTTGGATGCTTTGGATCCCAATGCTTACGAGGCGTTCAAAGCGTCACGCAACCTCCAGGACGTGGTAGAGCGAGTCCTGAAGAACCAGCAGGAGGCTGAGAAGGTGCCAGGTCTGAAGCGGACCCTCAGTGTGCAGGCCTCCCTGATGACCCCTGTGCAGCCCATGCTG GCTGAAGCCTGCAAGTCCATTGAGTATGCCATGAAGAAGTGCCCCAATGGCATGTATGCAGAGATCAAATATGATGGGGAGCGGGTGCAGGTCCATAAAAATGGAGATCATTTCAGCTACTTCAGCAGGAGCCTCAAGCCTGTCCTCCCACATAAG gTGGCCCATTTTAAGGACTTCATCCCTCAGGCTTTCCCTGGTGGGCAAAGCATGATCCTGGATTCAGAAGTTCTTCTGATTGACAACAAAACTGGCAAGCCCCTTCCTTTCGGGACTCTTGGCGTGCACAAG aaagctgctttccaggatGCCAAcgtttgcttgtttgtgtttGACTGCATCTACTTCAATGATGTCAGCCTGATGGACAG GCCTCTGTGTGAGCGTCGCAAGTTCCTCCACGATAACATGGTCGAAATCCCCAACCGGATCCTCTTCTCGGAGATGAAGCATGTCACG AAAGCTTCGGATCTGGCAGATATGATCACCCGAGTCATTCGTGAGGGACTGGAAGGACTGGTGTTGAAAGATACAAAG GGTAATTATGAACCAGGAAAGCGGCACTGGCTGAAAGTGAAGAAGGATTACTTGAATGAGGGTGCCATGGCTGACACTGCAGACCTGGTGGTGCTGGGAGCTTTCTATGGACAAGGCAGTAAAG GTGGGATGATGTCCATCTTCCTCATGGGCTGCTATGATCCCAAGAGTGAGAAATGGTGCACTGTGACCAAGTGTTCTGGTGGCCATGATGATGCCACCCTGGCACGTCTCCAAACAGAGCTGGATATGGTGAAGATCAGCAAG GATCCCAGCAAAATTCCAAGGTGGCTAAAAATTAACAAGATCTACTACCCAGACTTCATTGTCCCAGACCCAAAG AAAGCCCCAGTGTGGGAGATCACAGGGGCCGAGTTCTCTAAAGCTGAAGCCCACACTGCAGACGGGATCTCCATTCGCTTCCCTCGCTGTACCCGCATTCGAGATGACAAAGACTGGAAGACAGCCACCAACCTCCAGCAGCTAAAG GAGCTGTACCAGCTCTCCAAGGAGAAAGCTGATTTCAATGTTACTGCTGGGGAGGAAGATGAGTCCACGGCTGGCAGCAGTGGAGAGAATGAGGGAAATTCCAGGTCTTCCACACCGCACAGCACCATTAAAACTCCCCCAAGCAAGTCACCTGCAAAAGCCCAGAAGCCAGAAG aGAGCAAAGCAGTCATTGGATCCCCTCAAAAATCAGAAGAGAAACGAGGTGAGAAGAGGAAAGCATCTGAGATGGAAGACAATGGCAAAAAG ATACTGCTGGACATATTCACTGGTGTGAAGCTCTATCTATCGCCCTCCGTGAAGGACTTTGACAAAATCCAGCGGTATTTTATAGCGTATGATGGGGACCTTGTGACAGAGTCTGACACAGCCTCAGCAACCCACGTTATAGGGGACATCGATGACAATCCTGGTGCTAAGCGTGTGTCTCCCAAGTGGATCTGGGAGTGCATCCGGAAGCAGAGGCTGGTAGCCCCATGCTAG
- the LIG3 gene encoding DNA ligase 3 isoform X2: protein MPTGSRTLSQAVRALGRGTELLFHTQASSPRPFLCSAGLPGSNLSCWYQACTAVKDMAEQRYCVDYAKRGTAGCKKCKEKIVKGMVRIGKIVPNPFTESGGDMKEWYHVKCMFEKLDKARATTKKIEDITDLEGWEELQDAEKDLINKHISEANSKAGSTLKKKVIVQAKLTATGQLTTKDPLGLSSPSPKKFSGFTAKPKNSDDISANSSHKSSLSAKKCDPKHKDCLLREFRKLCAMVAEKPSYNVKTQIIQDFLKKGSGGDGFHGDVYLTIKLLLPGVIKVVYNLNDKQIVKLFSRIFNCNQEEMIRDLEQGDVSETIRLFFEQSKCCPPAAKSLLTIQEVDEFLIQLSKLTKEDDQQSVLQHITRRCTGNDLKCIIRLIKHDLKMNAGAKHVLDALDPNAYEAFKASRNLQDVVERVLKNQQEAEKVPGLKRTLSVQASLMTPVQPMLAEACKSIEYAMKKCPNGMYAEIKYDGERVQVHKNGDHFSYFSRSLKPVLPHKVAHFKDFIPQAFPGGQSMILDSEVLLIDNKTGKPLPFGTLGVHKKAAFQDANVCLFVFDCIYFNDVSLMDRPLCERRKFLHDNMVEIPNRILFSEMKHVTKASDLADMITRVIREGLEGLVLKDTKGNYEPGKRHWLKVKKDYLNEGAMADTADLVVLGAFYGQGSKGGMMSIFLMGCYDPKSEKWCTVTKCSGGHDDATLARLQTELDMVKISKDPSKIPRWLKINKIYYPDFIVPDPKKAPVWEITGAEFSKAEAHTADGISIRFPRCTRIRDDKDWKTATNLQQLKELYQLSKEKADFNVTAGEEDESTAGSSGENEGNSRSSTPHSTIKTPPSKSPAKAQKPEESKAVIGSPQKSEEKRGEKRKASEMEDNGKKILLDIFTGVKLYLSPSVKDFDKIQRYFIAYDGDLVTESDTASATHVIGDIDDNPGAKRVSPKWIWECIRKQRLVAPC from the exons AtgcccacaggcagcaggaCGCTGTCGCAGGCTGTCCGGGCGCTCGGCAggggcacagagctgctcttccACACACAGGCCTCCTCGCCAAGGCCCTTCCTTTGCTCCGCTGGCCTCCCCGGGTCCAACCTCAGTTGCTGGTACCAG GCCTGCACGGCGGTAAAAGACATGGCAGAGCAGAGGTACTGCGTAGACTACGCCAAGCGTGGCACGGCAGGCTGCAAGAAGTGCAAGGAGAAGATCGTGAAGGGAATGGTGCGCATCGGGAAGATTGTTCCCAATCCTTTCACGGAGTCTGGCGGGGACATGAAGGAGTGGTACCATGTGAAGTGCATGTTTGAGAAGCTGGATAAGGCTCGGGCCACCACCAAGAAAATCGAAGACATCACGGACTTGGAAGGGTGGGAAGAGCTACAAGATGCGGAGAAAGACTTAATCAACAAGCACATCTCAG AAGCTAATTCCAAGGCTGGAAgtacactgaagaaaaaagtgatAGTCCAAGCTAAGCTCACTGCCACAGGACAGCTAACTACAAAAGATCCATTAGGTCTCAGCAGTCCATCACCAAAGAAGTTCTCTGGCTTCACAG CCAAGCCAAAGAATTCAGATGATATCTCTGCAAACTCTTCCCACAAGTCCAGCCTATCTGCAAAAAAATGTGATCCAAAGCACAAAGACTGCTTGCTGCGTGAGTTCAGGAAGCTCTGTGCCATGGTAGCTGAAAAGCCCAGCTATAATGTGAAAACACAGATCATCCAGGATTTTTTGAAGAAGGGATCTGGAGGAG atggcTTTCATGGCGATGTGTACCTGACCATTAAGCTGCTGTTACCAGGTGTCATTAAGGTTGTTTACAACCTGAACGATAAACAGATTGTAAAGCTCTTCAGTAGAATTTTCAACTGCAACCAAGAAGAAATGATCCGTGACCTGGAGCAG GGAGATGTTTCCGAGACCATACGCCTCTTCTTTGAACAGAGCAAGTGTTGTCCTCCAGCAGCCAAAAGTCTCCTGACCATCCAAGAGGTAGATGAATTCCTCATCCAGCTATCAAAGCTCACTAAGGAAGATGACCAGCAAAGTGTGCTGCAACATATCACTCGCAG ATGTACGGGTAACGACCTGAAATGCATCATCAGGCTAATCAAGCATGACTTGAAAATGAATGCTGGAGCAAAGCATGT GTTGGATGCTTTGGATCCCAATGCTTACGAGGCGTTCAAAGCGTCACGCAACCTCCAGGACGTGGTAGAGCGAGTCCTGAAGAACCAGCAGGAGGCTGAGAAGGTGCCAGGTCTGAAGCGGACCCTCAGTGTGCAGGCCTCCCTGATGACCCCTGTGCAGCCCATGCTG GCTGAAGCCTGCAAGTCCATTGAGTATGCCATGAAGAAGTGCCCCAATGGCATGTATGCAGAGATCAAATATGATGGGGAGCGGGTGCAGGTCCATAAAAATGGAGATCATTTCAGCTACTTCAGCAGGAGCCTCAAGCCTGTCCTCCCACATAAG gTGGCCCATTTTAAGGACTTCATCCCTCAGGCTTTCCCTGGTGGGCAAAGCATGATCCTGGATTCAGAAGTTCTTCTGATTGACAACAAAACTGGCAAGCCCCTTCCTTTCGGGACTCTTGGCGTGCACAAG aaagctgctttccaggatGCCAAcgtttgcttgtttgtgtttGACTGCATCTACTTCAATGATGTCAGCCTGATGGACAG GCCTCTGTGTGAGCGTCGCAAGTTCCTCCACGATAACATGGTCGAAATCCCCAACCGGATCCTCTTCTCGGAGATGAAGCATGTCACG AAAGCTTCGGATCTGGCAGATATGATCACCCGAGTCATTCGTGAGGGACTGGAAGGACTGGTGTTGAAAGATACAAAG GGTAATTATGAACCAGGAAAGCGGCACTGGCTGAAAGTGAAGAAGGATTACTTGAATGAGGGTGCCATGGCTGACACTGCAGACCTGGTGGTGCTGGGAGCTTTCTATGGACAAGGCAGTAAAG GTGGGATGATGTCCATCTTCCTCATGGGCTGCTATGATCCCAAGAGTGAGAAATGGTGCACTGTGACCAAGTGTTCTGGTGGCCATGATGATGCCACCCTGGCACGTCTCCAAACAGAGCTGGATATGGTGAAGATCAGCAAG GATCCCAGCAAAATTCCAAGGTGGCTAAAAATTAACAAGATCTACTACCCAGACTTCATTGTCCCAGACCCAAAG AAAGCCCCAGTGTGGGAGATCACAGGGGCCGAGTTCTCTAAAGCTGAAGCCCACACTGCAGACGGGATCTCCATTCGCTTCCCTCGCTGTACCCGCATTCGAGATGACAAAGACTGGAAGACAGCCACCAACCTCCAGCAGCTAAAG GAGCTGTACCAGCTCTCCAAGGAGAAAGCTGATTTCAATGTTACTGCTGGGGAGGAAGATGAGTCCACGGCTGGCAGCAGTGGAGAGAATGAGGGAAATTCCAGGTCTTCCACACCGCACAGCACCATTAAAACTCCCCCAAGCAAGTCACCTGCAAAAGCCCAGAAGCCAGAAG aGAGCAAAGCAGTCATTGGATCCCCTCAAAAATCAGAAGAGAAACGAGGTGAGAAGAGGAAAGCATCTGAGATGGAAGACAATGGCAAAAAG ATACTGCTGGACATATTCACTGGTGTGAAGCTCTATCTATCGCCCTCCGTGAAGGACTTTGACAAAATCCAGCGGTATTTTATAGCGTATGATGGGGACCTTGTGACAGAGTCTGACACAGCCTCAGCAACCCACGTTATAGGGGACATCGATGACAATCCTGGTGCTAAGCGTGTGTCTCCCAAGTGGATCTGGGAGTGCATCCGGAAGCAGAGGCTGGTAGCCCCATGCTAG
- the LIG3 gene encoding DNA ligase 3 isoform X4, whose product MPTGSRTLSQAVRALGRGTELLFHTQASSPRPFLCSAGLPGSNLSCWYQVLLQPVSLGSAGRNQGGGAGAFHFSLPGNTWLRQACTAVKDMAEQRYCVDYAKRGTAGCKKCKEKIVKGMVRIGKIVPNPFTESGGDMKEWYHVKCMFEKLDKARATTKKIEDITDLEGWEELQDAEKDLINKHISEANSKAGSTLKKKVIVQAKLTATGQLTTKDPLGLSSPSPKKFSGFTAKPKNSDDISANSSHKSSLSAKKCDPKHKDCLLREFRKLCAMVAEKPSYNVKTQIIQDFLKKGSGGDGFHGDVYLTIKLLLPGVIKVVYNLNDKQIVKLFSRIFNCNQEEMIRDLEQGDVSETIRLFFEQSKCCPPAAKSLLTIQEVDEFLIQLSKLTKEDDQQSVLQHITRRCTGNDLKCIIRLIKHDLKMNAGAKHVLDALDPNAYEAFKASRNLQDVVERVLKNQQEAEKVPGLKRTLSVQASLMTPVQPMLAEACKSIEYAMKKCPNGMYAEIKYDGERVQVHKNGDHFSYFSRSLKPVLPHKVAHFKDFIPQAFPGGQSMILDSEVLLIDNKTGKPLPFGTLGVHKKAAFQDANVCLFVFDCIYFNDVSLMDRPLCERRKFLHDNMVEIPNRILFSEMKHVTKASDLADMITRVIREGLEGLVLKDTKGNYEPGKRHWLKVKKDYLNEGAMADTADLVVLGAFYGQGSKGGMMSIFLMGCYDPKSEKWCTVTKCSGGHDDATLARLQTELDMVKISKDPSKIPRWLKINKIYYPDFIVPDPKVYLRLRAP is encoded by the exons AtgcccacaggcagcaggaCGCTGTCGCAGGCTGTCCGGGCGCTCGGCAggggcacagagctgctcttccACACACAGGCCTCCTCGCCAAGGCCCTTCCTTTGCTCCGCTGGCCTCCCCGGGTCCAACCTCAGTTGCTGGTACCAGGTGCTGTTACAGCCTGTATCCCTCGGGTCTGCAGGCAGAAACCagggtggtggtgctggggctTTCCACTTCTCCCTGCCTGGGAACACTTGGCTTCGCCAGGCCTGCACGGCGGTAAAAGACATGGCAGAGCAGAGGTACTGCGTAGACTACGCCAAGCGTGGCACGGCAGGCTGCAAGAAGTGCAAGGAGAAGATCGTGAAGGGAATGGTGCGCATCGGGAAGATTGTTCCCAATCCTTTCACGGAGTCTGGCGGGGACATGAAGGAGTGGTACCATGTGAAGTGCATGTTTGAGAAGCTGGATAAGGCTCGGGCCACCACCAAGAAAATCGAAGACATCACGGACTTGGAAGGGTGGGAAGAGCTACAAGATGCGGAGAAAGACTTAATCAACAAGCACATCTCAG AAGCTAATTCCAAGGCTGGAAgtacactgaagaaaaaagtgatAGTCCAAGCTAAGCTCACTGCCACAGGACAGCTAACTACAAAAGATCCATTAGGTCTCAGCAGTCCATCACCAAAGAAGTTCTCTGGCTTCACAG CCAAGCCAAAGAATTCAGATGATATCTCTGCAAACTCTTCCCACAAGTCCAGCCTATCTGCAAAAAAATGTGATCCAAAGCACAAAGACTGCTTGCTGCGTGAGTTCAGGAAGCTCTGTGCCATGGTAGCTGAAAAGCCCAGCTATAATGTGAAAACACAGATCATCCAGGATTTTTTGAAGAAGGGATCTGGAGGAG atggcTTTCATGGCGATGTGTACCTGACCATTAAGCTGCTGTTACCAGGTGTCATTAAGGTTGTTTACAACCTGAACGATAAACAGATTGTAAAGCTCTTCAGTAGAATTTTCAACTGCAACCAAGAAGAAATGATCCGTGACCTGGAGCAG GGAGATGTTTCCGAGACCATACGCCTCTTCTTTGAACAGAGCAAGTGTTGTCCTCCAGCAGCCAAAAGTCTCCTGACCATCCAAGAGGTAGATGAATTCCTCATCCAGCTATCAAAGCTCACTAAGGAAGATGACCAGCAAAGTGTGCTGCAACATATCACTCGCAG ATGTACGGGTAACGACCTGAAATGCATCATCAGGCTAATCAAGCATGACTTGAAAATGAATGCTGGAGCAAAGCATGT GTTGGATGCTTTGGATCCCAATGCTTACGAGGCGTTCAAAGCGTCACGCAACCTCCAGGACGTGGTAGAGCGAGTCCTGAAGAACCAGCAGGAGGCTGAGAAGGTGCCAGGTCTGAAGCGGACCCTCAGTGTGCAGGCCTCCCTGATGACCCCTGTGCAGCCCATGCTG GCTGAAGCCTGCAAGTCCATTGAGTATGCCATGAAGAAGTGCCCCAATGGCATGTATGCAGAGATCAAATATGATGGGGAGCGGGTGCAGGTCCATAAAAATGGAGATCATTTCAGCTACTTCAGCAGGAGCCTCAAGCCTGTCCTCCCACATAAG gTGGCCCATTTTAAGGACTTCATCCCTCAGGCTTTCCCTGGTGGGCAAAGCATGATCCTGGATTCAGAAGTTCTTCTGATTGACAACAAAACTGGCAAGCCCCTTCCTTTCGGGACTCTTGGCGTGCACAAG aaagctgctttccaggatGCCAAcgtttgcttgtttgtgtttGACTGCATCTACTTCAATGATGTCAGCCTGATGGACAG GCCTCTGTGTGAGCGTCGCAAGTTCCTCCACGATAACATGGTCGAAATCCCCAACCGGATCCTCTTCTCGGAGATGAAGCATGTCACG AAAGCTTCGGATCTGGCAGATATGATCACCCGAGTCATTCGTGAGGGACTGGAAGGACTGGTGTTGAAAGATACAAAG GGTAATTATGAACCAGGAAAGCGGCACTGGCTGAAAGTGAAGAAGGATTACTTGAATGAGGGTGCCATGGCTGACACTGCAGACCTGGTGGTGCTGGGAGCTTTCTATGGACAAGGCAGTAAAG GTGGGATGATGTCCATCTTCCTCATGGGCTGCTATGATCCCAAGAGTGAGAAATGGTGCACTGTGACCAAGTGTTCTGGTGGCCATGATGATGCCACCCTGGCACGTCTCCAAACAGAGCTGGATATGGTGAAGATCAGCAAG GATCCCAGCAAAATTCCAAGGTGGCTAAAAATTAACAAGATCTACTACCCAGACTTCATTGTCCCAGACCCAAAG GTGTATTTGAGGCTAAGAGCTCCCTGA
- the LIG3 gene encoding DNA ligase 3 isoform X1, which produces MPTGSRTLSQAVRALGRGTELLFHTQASSPRPFLCSAGLPGSNLSCWYQVLLQPVSLGSAGRNQGGGAGAFHFSLPGNTWLRQACTAVKDMAEQRYCVDYAKRGTAGCKKCKEKIVKGMVRIGKIVPNPFTESGGDMKEWYHVKCMFEKLDKARATTKKIEDITDLEGWEELQDAEKDLINKHISEANSKAGSTLKKKVIVQAKLTATGQLTTKDPLGLSSPSPKKFSGFTAKPKNSDDISANSSHKSSLSAKKCDPKHKDCLLREFRKLCAMVAEKPSYNVKTQIIQDFLKKGSGGDGFHGDVYLTIKLLLPGVIKVVYNLNDKQIVKLFSRIFNCNQEEMIRDLEQGDVSETIRLFFEQSKCCPPAAKSLLTIQEVDEFLIQLSKLTKEDDQQSVLQHITRRCTGNDLKCIIRLIKHDLKMNAGAKHVLDALDPNAYEAFKASRNLQDVVERVLKNQQEAEKVPGLKRTLSVQASLMTPVQPMLAEACKSIEYAMKKCPNGMYAEIKYDGERVQVHKNGDHFSYFSRSLKPVLPHKVAHFKDFIPQAFPGGQSMILDSEVLLIDNKTGKPLPFGTLGVHKKAAFQDANVCLFVFDCIYFNDVSLMDRPLCERRKFLHDNMVEIPNRILFSEMKHVTKASDLADMITRVIREGLEGLVLKDTKGNYEPGKRHWLKVKKDYLNEGAMADTADLVVLGAFYGQGSKGGMMSIFLMGCYDPKSEKWCTVTKCSGGHDDATLARLQTELDMVKISKDPSKIPRWLKINKIYYPDFIVPDPKKAPVWEITGAEFSKAEAHTADGISIRFPRCTRIRDDKDWKTATNLQQLKELYQLSKEKADFNVTAGEEDESTAGSSGENEGNSRSSTPHSTIKTPPSKSPAKAQKPEESKAVIGSPQKSEEKRGEKRKASEMEDNGKKILLDIFTGVKLYLSPSVKDFDKIQRYFIAYDGDLVTESDTASATHVIGDIDDNPGAKRVSPKWIWECIRKQRLVAPC; this is translated from the exons AtgcccacaggcagcaggaCGCTGTCGCAGGCTGTCCGGGCGCTCGGCAggggcacagagctgctcttccACACACAGGCCTCCTCGCCAAGGCCCTTCCTTTGCTCCGCTGGCCTCCCCGGGTCCAACCTCAGTTGCTGGTACCAGGTGCTGTTACAGCCTGTATCCCTCGGGTCTGCAGGCAGAAACCagggtggtggtgctggggctTTCCACTTCTCCCTGCCTGGGAACACTTGGCTTCGCCAGGCCTGCACGGCGGTAAAAGACATGGCAGAGCAGAGGTACTGCGTAGACTACGCCAAGCGTGGCACGGCAGGCTGCAAGAAGTGCAAGGAGAAGATCGTGAAGGGAATGGTGCGCATCGGGAAGATTGTTCCCAATCCTTTCACGGAGTCTGGCGGGGACATGAAGGAGTGGTACCATGTGAAGTGCATGTTTGAGAAGCTGGATAAGGCTCGGGCCACCACCAAGAAAATCGAAGACATCACGGACTTGGAAGGGTGGGAAGAGCTACAAGATGCGGAGAAAGACTTAATCAACAAGCACATCTCAG AAGCTAATTCCAAGGCTGGAAgtacactgaagaaaaaagtgatAGTCCAAGCTAAGCTCACTGCCACAGGACAGCTAACTACAAAAGATCCATTAGGTCTCAGCAGTCCATCACCAAAGAAGTTCTCTGGCTTCACAG CCAAGCCAAAGAATTCAGATGATATCTCTGCAAACTCTTCCCACAAGTCCAGCCTATCTGCAAAAAAATGTGATCCAAAGCACAAAGACTGCTTGCTGCGTGAGTTCAGGAAGCTCTGTGCCATGGTAGCTGAAAAGCCCAGCTATAATGTGAAAACACAGATCATCCAGGATTTTTTGAAGAAGGGATCTGGAGGAG atggcTTTCATGGCGATGTGTACCTGACCATTAAGCTGCTGTTACCAGGTGTCATTAAGGTTGTTTACAACCTGAACGATAAACAGATTGTAAAGCTCTTCAGTAGAATTTTCAACTGCAACCAAGAAGAAATGATCCGTGACCTGGAGCAG GGAGATGTTTCCGAGACCATACGCCTCTTCTTTGAACAGAGCAAGTGTTGTCCTCCAGCAGCCAAAAGTCTCCTGACCATCCAAGAGGTAGATGAATTCCTCATCCAGCTATCAAAGCTCACTAAGGAAGATGACCAGCAAAGTGTGCTGCAACATATCACTCGCAG ATGTACGGGTAACGACCTGAAATGCATCATCAGGCTAATCAAGCATGACTTGAAAATGAATGCTGGAGCAAAGCATGT GTTGGATGCTTTGGATCCCAATGCTTACGAGGCGTTCAAAGCGTCACGCAACCTCCAGGACGTGGTAGAGCGAGTCCTGAAGAACCAGCAGGAGGCTGAGAAGGTGCCAGGTCTGAAGCGGACCCTCAGTGTGCAGGCCTCCCTGATGACCCCTGTGCAGCCCATGCTG GCTGAAGCCTGCAAGTCCATTGAGTATGCCATGAAGAAGTGCCCCAATGGCATGTATGCAGAGATCAAATATGATGGGGAGCGGGTGCAGGTCCATAAAAATGGAGATCATTTCAGCTACTTCAGCAGGAGCCTCAAGCCTGTCCTCCCACATAAG gTGGCCCATTTTAAGGACTTCATCCCTCAGGCTTTCCCTGGTGGGCAAAGCATGATCCTGGATTCAGAAGTTCTTCTGATTGACAACAAAACTGGCAAGCCCCTTCCTTTCGGGACTCTTGGCGTGCACAAG aaagctgctttccaggatGCCAAcgtttgcttgtttgtgtttGACTGCATCTACTTCAATGATGTCAGCCTGATGGACAG GCCTCTGTGTGAGCGTCGCAAGTTCCTCCACGATAACATGGTCGAAATCCCCAACCGGATCCTCTTCTCGGAGATGAAGCATGTCACG AAAGCTTCGGATCTGGCAGATATGATCACCCGAGTCATTCGTGAGGGACTGGAAGGACTGGTGTTGAAAGATACAAAG GGTAATTATGAACCAGGAAAGCGGCACTGGCTGAAAGTGAAGAAGGATTACTTGAATGAGGGTGCCATGGCTGACACTGCAGACCTGGTGGTGCTGGGAGCTTTCTATGGACAAGGCAGTAAAG GTGGGATGATGTCCATCTTCCTCATGGGCTGCTATGATCCCAAGAGTGAGAAATGGTGCACTGTGACCAAGTGTTCTGGTGGCCATGATGATGCCACCCTGGCACGTCTCCAAACAGAGCTGGATATGGTGAAGATCAGCAAG GATCCCAGCAAAATTCCAAGGTGGCTAAAAATTAACAAGATCTACTACCCAGACTTCATTGTCCCAGACCCAAAG AAAGCCCCAGTGTGGGAGATCACAGGGGCCGAGTTCTCTAAAGCTGAAGCCCACACTGCAGACGGGATCTCCATTCGCTTCCCTCGCTGTACCCGCATTCGAGATGACAAAGACTGGAAGACAGCCACCAACCTCCAGCAGCTAAAG GAGCTGTACCAGCTCTCCAAGGAGAAAGCTGATTTCAATGTTACTGCTGGGGAGGAAGATGAGTCCACGGCTGGCAGCAGTGGAGAGAATGAGGGAAATTCCAGGTCTTCCACACCGCACAGCACCATTAAAACTCCCCCAAGCAAGTCACCTGCAAAAGCCCAGAAGCCAGAAG aGAGCAAAGCAGTCATTGGATCCCCTCAAAAATCAGAAGAGAAACGAGGTGAGAAGAGGAAAGCATCTGAGATGGAAGACAATGGCAAAAAG ATACTGCTGGACATATTCACTGGTGTGAAGCTCTATCTATCGCCCTCCGTGAAGGACTTTGACAAAATCCAGCGGTATTTTATAGCGTATGATGGGGACCTTGTGACAGAGTCTGACACAGCCTCAGCAACCCACGTTATAGGGGACATCGATGACAATCCTGGTGCTAAGCGTGTGTCTCCCAAGTGGATCTGGGAGTGCATCCGGAAGCAGAGGCTGGTAGCCCCATGCTAG